The Mycolicibacterium flavescens genome has a segment encoding these proteins:
- a CDS encoding methylase involved in ubiquinone/menaquinone biosynthesis, translated as MTDSTLDIVDMPRGGPEASWLDRRLQTNRLEYLDRDDVDELKRKVVVALDRGGRRRRLGVYGKIAKVVLDEVAEFSSPKILELGAGLGGLSEKVLESHPTARVTVTDIDPSFVGIVAAGGLGSDPRATVREMDATEIDAPDGFYDLAVFALSLHHLPPAQAALVFAEGTRAAKKLMIIDLRRPPAPVHAVVLAATLPFCPLMPLLHDGVISSLRAYSPSALSALARHAGPEITVKFRTRPFGPTVVVASRRQVS; from the coding sequence ATGACCGATAGCACACTCGACATAGTCGACATGCCCCGCGGCGGTCCTGAGGCGTCGTGGTTGGACCGGCGGTTGCAGACGAATCGGCTCGAGTACCTCGACCGCGACGACGTCGACGAGTTGAAACGAAAGGTCGTGGTGGCCCTCGACCGCGGTGGGCGGCGACGACGGTTGGGCGTCTACGGCAAGATCGCCAAGGTCGTGCTCGACGAGGTGGCCGAGTTCTCCTCGCCGAAGATTCTGGAGTTGGGAGCGGGCCTTGGCGGGCTGTCGGAGAAAGTGCTCGAGAGCCACCCCACTGCTCGGGTCACGGTAACCGACATCGATCCCTCCTTCGTCGGGATTGTTGCCGCGGGTGGGCTCGGCAGTGATCCCCGTGCCACGGTGCGGGAAATGGATGCCACCGAAATCGACGCCCCCGACGGGTTTTACGACCTCGCCGTGTTCGCGTTGTCGTTGCATCACCTGCCACCCGCACAGGCCGCACTTGTGTTCGCCGAGGGAACGCGGGCAGCGAAGAAGCTGATGATTATCGACCTGCGCCGACCGCCGGCGCCCGTGCATGCGGTTGTGCTGGCAGCGACGCTGCCGTTCTGCCCGCTGATGCCGCTGCTGCACGACGGGGTAATCAGCTCACTACGTGCCTACAGTCCGTCGGCATTGAGTGCGCTCGCGCGCCACGCCGGTCCGGAGATCACCGTCAAATTTCGCACCCGCCCGTTCGGCCCAACCGTCGTGGTCGCGAGCCGACGTCAAGTCAGCTGA
- a CDS encoding putative integral membrane protein, translating into MRVDGRDIAVSGSLLQPLTRRTNDIVRVVLAALFLAIVITGSVITRNEWVALERSISEIVAVLTPTQANLVYLIYGIAIVALPFVILVSLILSRQWKLLAAYAAAAVIAGSALSISGLGLTAPRWHFDLSGRLDTFASQFVDDPRWIAMLAAVLTVSGPWLPARWRRWWWTLLLAFVPIHLVVSAVVPARSLVGLAAGWFVGALVVLVVGTPGLEVPLDGAVRAMARRGCVVTGLRVVRPAGAGPLVLTATCEDQQTAAVMELYGPHQRGGGVLLQLWRKVRLRDRETAPLHASMRRLVEHRALMAIAIGELKVANASTIAVAALDRGWTLYAHTPPRGIPISECADSIPVGRVWESLRDLHDCQISHGDLRSSEITVDGDTVLFGGFDNAEYGATDAQLRSDIAQLLVTTTHLYDAGSAVRAAIDAFGNDAVLTASRRLTMAAMPMRIRNSVTDPKAVISAARDEVKRQTRVDEIRTETVTRFTRGQVIQLVLLAALVYVAYPFLSSVPTFVTELRTANWWWALLGLAATSLTYLGAAAALWACADGLVSLWGLIVMQVANKFAATTTPAGVGGLALSARYLQKGGVSPMRATTAVALQQSVQVITHLGLLIFFSTAAGVSADLSRFVPNVTLLYLIGGVLLGLVGTFLLVPKLRRWLSTAVRPRLEEVVGHLIALAREPRRLAIIMAGCAATTLGNAFALWAAIEAFGGDTSFITVTVVTMVGGTLASAAPTPGGIGAVEAALIGGLAAFGMPAAVAVPSVLLYRVLTIWLPVLVGWQVMRWMTRNSKI; encoded by the coding sequence ATGCGCGTTGACGGACGGGACATCGCCGTCTCGGGCAGCCTGCTGCAGCCTTTGACGAGGCGGACCAACGACATCGTCCGCGTCGTGCTGGCCGCGCTGTTCCTCGCGATCGTCATCACCGGCTCGGTCATCACCCGCAACGAGTGGGTGGCGCTGGAACGCTCGATCTCCGAGATCGTCGCGGTTCTGACGCCCACCCAGGCCAACCTGGTCTACCTCATCTATGGCATCGCGATCGTCGCGCTGCCGTTCGTGATCCTGGTCAGCCTGATCCTGTCGCGACAATGGAAGCTGCTCGCCGCCTACGCCGCAGCGGCCGTCATCGCCGGATCCGCGTTGTCGATCAGCGGCCTGGGGCTGACCGCACCGCGCTGGCACTTCGACCTGTCCGGGCGCCTCGACACGTTCGCGTCCCAATTCGTCGACGACCCGCGCTGGATCGCGATGCTCGCCGCGGTGCTCACCGTCTCCGGCCCCTGGTTGCCTGCCCGATGGCGGCGCTGGTGGTGGACGCTGCTGCTGGCGTTCGTGCCAATCCACCTGGTCGTCAGCGCGGTGGTGCCGGCCCGCTCGCTCGTCGGGCTGGCGGCCGGCTGGTTCGTCGGCGCCCTGGTGGTGCTCGTCGTCGGAACCCCCGGGCTGGAGGTCCCCCTCGACGGCGCGGTGCGGGCGATGGCCCGGCGCGGATGCGTCGTCACCGGCCTGCGGGTGGTGCGCCCGGCAGGCGCCGGACCGCTGGTGCTGACCGCCACCTGCGAAGACCAGCAGACCGCGGCCGTGATGGAACTTTACGGACCCCACCAGCGGGGCGGCGGCGTGCTGCTGCAGCTGTGGCGAAAAGTGCGGTTGCGCGACCGCGAGACCGCGCCGCTGCACGCGTCGATGCGCCGCCTCGTCGAGCATCGCGCCCTGATGGCCATCGCGATCGGCGAGCTCAAGGTCGCCAACGCGTCGACGATCGCCGTCGCCGCGCTGGACCGCGGCTGGACGCTGTACGCCCACACCCCGCCCCGCGGAATTCCGATCAGCGAGTGCGCCGACTCGATACCCGTCGGCCGGGTGTGGGAGTCGCTGCGCGACCTGCACGACTGTCAGATCTCCCACGGCGACCTGCGCAGCAGCGAGATCACCGTGGACGGAGACACGGTGCTGTTCGGCGGATTCGACAACGCCGAGTACGGCGCCACCGACGCCCAGTTGCGCAGCGACATCGCTCAGCTGCTGGTGACGACGACGCATCTCTACGACGCGGGTTCGGCGGTGCGGGCGGCGATCGACGCGTTCGGCAACGACGCGGTGCTGACCGCGTCGCGGCGGCTGACCATGGCCGCGATGCCGATGCGCATCCGCAACTCCGTGACCGACCCCAAGGCCGTCATCTCCGCCGCCCGTGACGAGGTGAAGCGTCAGACCCGCGTGGACGAGATCCGCACCGAGACCGTCACGCGGTTCACCCGCGGCCAGGTGATCCAGCTGGTACTGCTGGCCGCGCTGGTCTATGTCGCCTACCCGTTCCTCTCCTCGGTGCCGACGTTCGTCACCGAACTGCGCACCGCGAACTGGTGGTGGGCGCTCCTCGGCCTGGCCGCCACGAGCCTGACGTACCTCGGTGCGGCGGCGGCGCTTTGGGCGTGTGCCGACGGGCTGGTCAGCCTGTGGGGGCTGATCGTGATGCAGGTGGCCAACAAGTTCGCCGCCACCACGACGCCCGCTGGAGTGGGCGGGCTGGCGCTGTCCGCGCGGTACCTGCAGAAGGGCGGTGTCAGCCCGATGCGCGCCACCACCGCCGTCGCGCTGCAGCAGTCCGTCCAGGTCATCACTCACCTGGGGCTGCTCATCTTCTTCTCCACCGCGGCCGGCGTATCGGCCGACCTGTCGCGCTTCGTCCCCAACGTGACGCTGCTGTACCTGATCGGCGGTGTGCTGCTCGGGCTGGTGGGCACGTTCTTGTTGGTGCCGAAGCTGCGGCGGTGGCTGTCGACGGCGGTGCGGCCGCGGCTGGAGGAGGTGGTCGGGCACCTCATCGCACTGGCCCGGGAACCGCGACGGCTGGCGATCATCATGGCGGGCTGCGCCGCGACGACGCTGGGCAACGCGTTCGCGCTGTGGGCGGCGATCGAGGCCTTCGGCGGTGACACGTCGTTCATCACGGTCACCGTGGTGACAATGGTGGGCGGCACGCTGGCCTCGGCCGCACCCACACCGGGCGGGATCGGCGCGGTTGAGGCGGCGCTGATCGGCGGTCTGGCGGCGTTCGGGATGCCCGCCGCCGTCGCCGTACCGTCGGTTCTGCTCTATCGGGTGCTGACCATCTGGCTGCCGGTCTTAGTCGGTTGGCAGGTGATGCGCTGGATGACCAGGAATTCGAAAATCTAG
- the xylC gene encoding aldehyde dehydrogenase — MTRYPDFDTMPIGKQWRAGSSGKTRQDTDPYTGDVLTEIPQADADDLDEAYTTALEAQRNWAAQPPMVRAQVMRDAADVMGARKDEIIDWLVRESGGTLAKAELEWSLVRSVLWEAASMPHHVEGKIMPSDIPGKESRIYREPVGVVAVISPWNFPMQLSNRSVAPALAVGNAVVLKPAGDTPVTGGLLLARIFEEAGLPPGLLSVVIGSGSDIGDAIVAHPVPRVVSFTGSTPVGEGIAAKAGIKRTALELGGNGPIVVLEDADLDLAARAAVFGSFFHQGQICMIGNRTIVDTRVFDEFLDRFVERTKQLKVGDPRDPETQLGPIINTSQVESIQDKLDRARSDGASLLIGGDPFGPTGQCLPPHILTGSNDVATAREEVFGPVMTVIRADGDEDALQLANATEYGLSSAVFSRDVERAVRFAQRIDTGMTHVNDAPVNDDANTAFGGEKASGIGRFGGQWAIDEFTTEHWISVQHEPRQYAI; from the coding sequence ATGACCCGCTATCCCGATTTCGACACCATGCCGATCGGCAAGCAGTGGCGAGCAGGCTCGTCAGGCAAGACCCGGCAGGACACCGACCCCTACACCGGCGACGTGCTGACCGAGATTCCCCAGGCCGACGCAGACGACCTCGACGAGGCCTACACGACGGCCCTTGAGGCACAACGAAATTGGGCGGCCCAACCGCCCATGGTCCGCGCGCAGGTGATGCGCGACGCCGCCGACGTGATGGGGGCGCGCAAGGACGAGATCATCGACTGGTTGGTCCGCGAATCCGGCGGCACCCTCGCCAAGGCCGAACTCGAGTGGAGCCTGGTGCGCTCGGTGCTGTGGGAAGCCGCGTCGATGCCCCACCACGTCGAGGGCAAGATCATGCCGTCGGACATCCCCGGCAAGGAGAGCCGCATCTACCGCGAGCCCGTCGGCGTCGTCGCGGTGATCTCGCCGTGGAACTTCCCGATGCAGCTGTCGAACCGGTCCGTGGCGCCCGCGCTCGCCGTCGGCAACGCGGTGGTGCTCAAACCGGCGGGCGACACCCCGGTCACCGGCGGACTGCTGCTCGCGCGAATCTTCGAGGAGGCCGGCCTGCCGCCGGGGCTGTTGTCGGTGGTGATCGGCTCGGGCTCGGACATCGGCGACGCGATCGTGGCGCATCCGGTGCCGCGCGTCGTCTCGTTCACCGGCTCCACGCCCGTCGGCGAGGGCATCGCGGCCAAGGCCGGGATCAAGCGCACCGCGCTCGAACTCGGTGGCAACGGCCCTATCGTCGTGCTCGAGGACGCCGACCTCGACCTGGCTGCCCGAGCCGCGGTGTTCGGGTCGTTCTTCCACCAGGGCCAGATCTGCATGATCGGCAACCGCACGATCGTCGACACGCGCGTCTTCGACGAGTTCCTCGACCGCTTCGTCGAGCGGACCAAGCAGCTCAAAGTCGGCGACCCGCGCGATCCGGAAACCCAGCTGGGGCCGATCATCAACACCTCGCAGGTGGAGTCGATTCAGGACAAACTCGACCGCGCCCGCAGCGACGGCGCCTCCCTGCTGATCGGCGGCGATCCCTTCGGGCCGACCGGTCAGTGCCTGCCACCGCACATCCTCACCGGCTCCAACGACGTGGCAACCGCCCGCGAGGAGGTGTTTGGGCCGGTGATGACGGTGATCCGGGCCGACGGCGACGAGGACGCGCTGCAACTTGCCAACGCCACCGAGTACGGGTTGTCGTCGGCGGTGTTCAGCCGCGACGTCGAGCGCGCGGTGCGGTTCGCCCAGCGCATCGACACCGGCATGACCCACGTCAACGACGCGCCCGTCAACGACGACGCCAACACGGCCTTCGGCGGGGAGAAGGCGTCCGGGATCGGCCGCTTCGGCGGCCAATGGGCGATTGACGAATTCACCACCGAGCACTGGATCTCCGTGCAGCACGAGCCGAGGCAGTACGCGATCTGA
- the mmaA5_1 gene encoding methoxy mycolic acid synthase codes for MSDNSGTTMKVAYEDVQAHYDLSNDFFGLFQDPTRTYSCAYYARDDMSLEEAQYAKIDRALAKLDLKPGMTLLDVGCGWASVMKRAIETYDVNVVGLTLSRNQHALGQQILDAVETDRSRRVLLKGWEEFDEPVDRIVSIEAFEAWPKTKYKAFFDTCHRVMPADGRMVLQTIMGHPLKRWPELGIPIVMSDLKFMRFIAKEIFPGGAVPCDEDVYEFAGNAGFTVADFDDMTPHYVRTLDTWADKLEAAKDQAIAVTSQEVYDRYMKYLRGCSDFFSRNVSYVGQFTLTK; via the coding sequence ATGTCGGATAATTCGGGGACGACGATGAAGGTCGCGTACGAGGACGTTCAAGCCCACTACGACCTTTCGAACGACTTCTTCGGCCTCTTTCAGGATCCGACGCGGACCTACAGCTGTGCGTACTACGCGCGTGACGACATGTCCCTCGAGGAAGCCCAGTACGCCAAGATCGACCGCGCGCTCGCCAAGCTCGACCTGAAACCCGGGATGACGCTGCTCGACGTCGGCTGCGGCTGGGCTTCGGTGATGAAGCGGGCGATCGAGACCTACGACGTCAACGTCGTCGGGCTGACGCTGAGCCGTAATCAGCACGCACTGGGCCAGCAGATCCTCGACGCGGTCGAAACGGACCGGTCCCGGCGGGTGCTGCTCAAGGGCTGGGAGGAGTTCGACGAGCCCGTCGATCGCATCGTGTCGATCGAGGCGTTCGAGGCGTGGCCCAAGACGAAGTACAAGGCGTTCTTCGACACCTGCCACCGCGTCATGCCCGCCGACGGCCGGATGGTGCTGCAGACGATCATGGGGCACCCGCTCAAGCGCTGGCCCGAGCTGGGCATCCCGATCGTGATGTCGGACCTGAAGTTCATGCGGTTCATCGCCAAGGAGATCTTCCCCGGCGGCGCCGTGCCGTGCGACGAGGACGTCTACGAGTTCGCGGGGAACGCCGGCTTCACCGTCGCCGACTTCGACGATATGACCCCGCACTACGTCCGCACCCTGGACACGTGGGCCGACAAGCTCGAGGCCGCCAAGGATCAGGCGATCGCGGTGACGTCGCAGGAGGTCTACGACCGCTACATGAAGTACCTGCGCGGTTGCTCGGACTTCTTCAGCCGTAACGTCAGCTACGTAGGACAGTTCACGCTGACCAAGTAG
- the kasB_3 gene encoding 3-oxoacyl-(acyl-carrier-protein) synthase: MAALRTGDGFPDIVVTAVASTTALATGAEETWRLLQQGRSGIRALDKWFIDEFDSPVRIGGAILENLDEHLDRVERRRTSYMQKMSTVLSRRLWEIAGNPDVDTRRLAVSVGLALGSTEEIPLQHDLWRQKGLRAVSPLTIQMYMPNGAAAAVGLDRKAKAGIISPVMADASGAAAIAQGWRHLVLGEADMVICGGVETHIEAVPVAAFSLQELLSTNNDDPAGACRPFDKDRDGMVFGEGGALMLIETEEHAKARGAQPLARLMGASMTSDAYDITEPDPDGERAGEAIARAIELAGLSPTDIDHINAHATGTVHGDLAEAKAIRRALGDHSPAVYAPKAALGHSLGSAGAIEAVLTVQALRDGLVPPTLNLKDLDPQIDLDVVAESPRRADYRYAVTNSFGLGGYNVSLVFGAY, from the coding sequence ATGGCCGCGCTCAGGACTGGCGACGGATTCCCCGACATCGTCGTGACCGCTGTCGCCTCGACGACAGCATTGGCCACCGGCGCCGAAGAGACCTGGAGGCTGCTCCAGCAGGGCAGAAGCGGCATCCGGGCGCTCGACAAGTGGTTCATCGACGAGTTCGACTCGCCGGTCCGCATCGGGGGCGCGATCCTCGAGAATCTCGACGAGCATTTGGACCGCGTCGAACGGCGCCGGACGTCGTACATGCAGAAGATGTCGACCGTCCTGAGCCGCAGGCTCTGGGAGATCGCGGGCAACCCCGACGTCGACACCCGCCGGCTGGCGGTGTCGGTCGGCCTCGCGCTCGGCAGCACCGAAGAAATCCCGCTCCAGCACGACCTCTGGCGGCAAAAGGGCCTGCGCGCCGTGTCGCCGCTGACCATCCAGATGTACATGCCCAACGGGGCGGCCGCCGCGGTCGGCCTGGATCGCAAGGCGAAGGCGGGCATCATCTCGCCGGTGATGGCCGACGCGTCGGGCGCCGCGGCCATCGCCCAGGGCTGGCGACACCTCGTCCTCGGCGAGGCCGACATGGTGATCTGCGGCGGCGTCGAGACCCACATCGAGGCGGTCCCGGTTGCGGCCTTCAGCCTGCAGGAGCTGTTGTCGACCAACAACGACGATCCGGCGGGCGCCTGCCGACCCTTCGATAAGGACCGCGACGGCATGGTTTTCGGCGAGGGCGGCGCGCTGATGCTCATCGAAACCGAGGAGCACGCCAAGGCGCGCGGTGCGCAACCGCTGGCCCGGCTGATGGGCGCGAGCATGACCTCCGACGCCTACGACATCACCGAGCCCGATCCCGACGGCGAGCGCGCCGGCGAAGCGATCGCCCGGGCGATCGAACTGGCCGGCCTCAGCCCGACCGACATCGACCACATCAACGCCCACGCCACCGGCACCGTCCACGGCGACCTGGCCGAGGCCAAGGCCATCCGCAGGGCGCTCGGTGACCACTCGCCTGCGGTGTACGCGCCCAAGGCGGCGCTGGGGCATTCACTGGGATCGGCCGGTGCGATCGAGGCCGTGTTGACGGTGCAGGCGCTGCGCGACGGGCTCGTACCGCCCACGCTCAACCTCAAGGACCTCGATCCGCAGATCGATCTCGATGTGGTCGCCGAGAGCCCGCGCCGCGCCGACTACCGGTACGCGGTCACCAACTCGTTCGGGCTCGGCGGATACAACGTGTCGTTGGTGTTCGGCGCCTACTAG
- the cmaA1_2 gene encoding cyclopropane-fatty-acyl-phospholipid synthase — protein MVGTSDTQQSSTDQAQSKWLSKSASQTRGSDKDEVQFHYDISNEFFKLWQDPSQTYSCAYFEKDDYTLEQAQLAKVDLSLGKLGLKPGMTLLDIGCGWGSTIQRAVEKYDVNVIGLTLSENQKRHIEENRFANIKSDRKMEVRLQPWEEFEGRVDRIVSIGAFEHFGFNKYDDYFKKTFNWMPDDGVMMLHTIIIPEDEEIKAKGLPLTMSRVRFIKFIMDEIYPGGRLPLASMVREHANKAGYTVTREQHLQSHYVKTLDTWAANLEAKKDEAIEITSEQIYERFRKYLTGCADLFRDGYTDVAQFTCEKAAA, from the coding sequence GTGGTGGGAACCTCAGATACACAGCAGAGCTCGACAGACCAGGCGCAGTCGAAGTGGCTGTCCAAATCCGCATCGCAGACGCGCGGATCGGACAAGGACGAAGTCCAGTTCCACTACGACATCTCCAACGAGTTCTTCAAGCTCTGGCAGGACCCGTCGCAGACCTACAGCTGCGCGTACTTCGAGAAGGACGACTACACGCTGGAGCAGGCGCAGCTCGCGAAGGTCGACCTCTCACTGGGCAAGCTGGGCCTGAAGCCCGGAATGACGCTGCTCGACATCGGCTGCGGCTGGGGTTCGACGATTCAGCGGGCCGTCGAGAAGTACGACGTCAACGTCATCGGCCTCACGCTGAGCGAGAACCAGAAGCGCCACATCGAGGAGAACCGGTTCGCCAACATCAAGAGCGACCGGAAGATGGAAGTCCGGCTGCAGCCGTGGGAGGAATTCGAGGGCCGGGTCGACCGGATCGTCTCCATCGGCGCGTTCGAGCACTTCGGCTTCAACAAGTACGACGACTACTTCAAGAAGACCTTCAACTGGATGCCCGACGACGGCGTGATGATGCTACACACGATCATCATTCCCGAGGACGAGGAGATCAAGGCAAAAGGACTGCCGCTGACCATGTCCCGGGTGAGATTCATCAAGTTCATTATGGACGAGATCTACCCCGGCGGACGTTTGCCGCTGGCCTCGATGGTGCGCGAGCACGCAAACAAGGCCGGCTATACGGTCACGCGTGAACAGCACCTGCAGTCGCACTACGTCAAGACGCTCGATACCTGGGCAGCGAACCTCGAGGCCAAGAAGGACGAGGCGATCGAAATCACCTCCGAGCAGATTTACGAGCGCTTCCGCAAATACCTGACCGGTTGTGCCGATCTTTTCCGCGACGGCTACACCGATGTCGCTCAGTTCACGTGCGAGAAGGCGGCTGCTTAG